The region CCAACATCCGCATAGAGAACTGATTTCCCATTTTTGATTTCCATGTTCTGGCAAAACGAATTAGATCATCTTGTCGTTTGTTCGGTGCAATACGACCAACAAATAAAAAAGATGGGAAATCAAATGATTTTAATTTGAAATCTCTTGGAACATCTTTCCATTTTTGAAAGTTCAAATGTAAGGGAAGTAATCTAGCATGTTTAAATCCAATTTCTTGCAGTTCATTTAAGTTAAAATTGGAAACAGCAAAAGAGTGATGAAACGTATCACGGATGATTTCTAAATCTTCACGGCCTTTACGTAATAAGTATGAAAATTTAAGATCGTATCCTGAGAAAAAATCTTCAGGTGTTACGTTATGGTAAATTAGAATTTTTCGATTTGGAAACTTTAGAACAAAGTCTAAAACATCACTATGAATGGAGTGGTGATAAACTAAAACATCATTTGGTTTGATTTTAGCTTTGGTGATTTTTTCTGCATATTTTCTGTCATAAGAAAAAACATTTTCTGCAAAAATTTTTCCCTGATAACCTTCTTTGTTAAGTAAACGTTTTATCTCTAACATTTCTTGAGAGATAGCGTCACCTAATTGGAATCCTGCAGAAAATTGATGTATGTTCATTGGATACCAGTATTTAGAATTCCCGAAACCACTTCAGAAAATGGAAATTGATTGTACGATTCCAATACTTGGAATTGCTGAGAAATCAAGGAAGTCCGTTTTTCTTTATCAGATAAAATCTCTTTCATTTGTTTTG is a window of Leptospira kanakyensis DNA encoding:
- a CDS encoding glycosyltransferase family 4 protein, with the translated sequence MNIHQFSAGFQLGDAISQEMLEIKRLLNKEGYQGKIFAENVFSYDRKYAEKITKAKIKPNDVLVYHHSIHSDVLDFVLKFPNRKILIYHNVTPEDFFSGYDLKFSYLLRKGREDLEIIRDTFHHSFAVSNFNLNELQEIGFKHARLLPLHLNFQKWKDVPRDFKLKSFDFPSFLFVGRIAPNKRQDDLIRFARTWKSKMGNQFSMRMLGFCNPNQQSYLDELNFMIHHLDLAEEVKIISYVDESMLKKIYAESNMFLSMSEHEGFCVPLMEAIYFHLPVVAFAAGAVPETLGNSGILFESKNFDSIVSQVDSIFKKSDFRNSIIGAQNIRLDEYLQSTSILPLLEVARS